A region of Sulfurovum sp. DNA encodes the following proteins:
- a CDS encoding 3-deoxy-7-phosphoheptulonate synthase class II — translation MSWTPESWRAFPIKQQPTYLDREALDMTEKMLSSYPPLIFAEEARRLKEKLAAAGRGEAFLLQGGDCAESFADFNAQNIKNLFKLMLQMNMVLMYSTGKPVIKVGRIAGQFAKPRSSDFEEKNGTKLASYRGDIINSIEFTEEARIPNPKNMLKAYSQSAATLNLLRAFARGGLANLNKVHKWNLDFIKDNSLGKRYDELSDKIDHAMKFMAACGLTSKTLPQLHQTTLYTSHEALLLNYEQALTRKDTETGEWYDCSAHMLWIGDRTRDLNEAHIEYFRGIKNPIGCKVGPSIDEDELIALIDALNPENEEGRLNLIVRMGADKIDTLYPPLLKKVRDAGKNVVWTIDPMHGNIEKSSTGFKTRDFANILSEVEQFFKIHKEHGTVAAGIHLEMTGNNVTECTGSTSCAITEEGLASRYHTQCDPRLNASQALELAFMISDTICDYGPENKE, via the coding sequence ATGAGTTGGACACCAGAGAGCTGGAGGGCATTTCCTATAAAGCAACAGCCAACATACCTAGATAGAGAAGCACTTGATATGACAGAGAAGATGTTGAGTTCCTATCCACCATTAATATTTGCCGAAGAGGCACGAAGACTTAAAGAGAAGTTAGCGGCGGCAGGTCGTGGTGAAGCATTTTTGCTTCAAGGAGGGGACTGTGCAGAAAGTTTTGCAGATTTTAATGCACAGAATATTAAAAATCTTTTCAAGCTAATGTTGCAAATGAATATGGTATTAATGTACTCTACAGGAAAACCGGTTATTAAAGTAGGACGTATTGCTGGGCAGTTTGCCAAGCCAAGAAGTTCCGACTTTGAAGAGAAGAATGGTACCAAATTAGCAAGTTATCGTGGTGACATTATCAACTCTATCGAATTTACCGAAGAAGCAAGGATACCAAATCCTAAGAATATGCTAAAAGCATATAGTCAGTCTGCAGCCACACTTAATTTGTTACGTGCTTTTGCACGTGGTGGTTTAGCAAACCTCAATAAGGTACATAAATGGAATCTTGATTTTATTAAGGATAACTCACTTGGTAAACGATATGATGAACTTAGTGATAAGATAGATCATGCTATGAAATTTATGGCAGCTTGTGGGCTAACAAGCAAAACATTACCACAGTTACATCAGACAACACTCTATACTTCACATGAAGCACTACTACTCAATTATGAGCAGGCATTAACACGTAAAGACACAGAAACAGGCGAGTGGTATGATTGCTCTGCACATATGTTATGGATTGGTGACAGAACCCGTGACTTAAATGAAGCACATATTGAGTACTTTAGGGGTATCAAAAACCCTATTGGATGTAAAGTTGGACCAAGTATAGATGAAGATGAACTTATTGCACTCATTGATGCACTTAACCCAGAGAATGAAGAGGGAAGACTCAATCTGATTGTTCGTATGGGTGCAGATAAAATTGATACCCTTTACCCCCCATTACTCAAAAAAGTACGTGACGCAGGAAAAAATGTTGTTTGGACAATTGACCCAATGCATGGGAATATTGAGAAGTCTTCGACTGGTTTCAAAACACGTGATTTTGCTAATATTCTTTCAGAAGTAGAACAGTTTTTCAAGATACACAAAGAGCATGGAACGGTTGCGGCAGGTATCCATCTTGAAATGACAGGAAATAATGTAACTGAGTGTACCGGAAGTACTTCTTGTGCCATTACAGAAGAGGGATTAGCAAGTCGTTATCATACGCAATGTGATCCAAGACTTAATGCTTCTCAGGCACTTGAACTAGCATTTATGATTTCTGATACAATTTGTGACTATGGCCCAGAAAATAAAGAATAG
- a CDS encoding bifunctional riboflavin kinase/FAD synthetase: MIYKNNIKSITIGSFDGIHIAHQALIGRVEAVVVIERNGGYLTPGYKRTLYTSKPCYFYHFNKIHTLSPEAFISKIEEDFPALEKIVVGYDFSFGKKRVGDSMLLSKLFCKEVEVVPEVMWQGVSVHSRTIKQYLCEGNIEMVSHLLGRNYCIDGNIIHGQGIGQKKLVPTLNLKVKNYQLPREGVYATKTLIGEEWFESVTFIGNRMTTDGSFAVETHVLEKKLPVLSYGSIFILFHAFIRSNRKFDTLNALKIQIKKDIIQTKKILV, translated from the coding sequence TTGATATATAAAAATAATATAAAATCTATTACAATAGGTTCGTTTGATGGTATACATATTGCCCATCAGGCACTCATTGGTCGTGTGGAAGCAGTGGTGGTTATTGAGCGTAATGGTGGGTACTTAACGCCAGGCTATAAAAGAACACTCTATACAAGCAAGCCATGTTACTTTTACCATTTTAATAAAATACATACACTTTCACCTGAAGCATTTATCTCTAAAATAGAAGAGGATTTTCCCGCACTTGAGAAGATTGTAGTAGGATATGACTTCTCTTTTGGCAAAAAGAGGGTAGGCGACAGTATGCTATTAAGTAAGCTCTTTTGTAAAGAAGTAGAAGTTGTACCTGAAGTTATGTGGCAGGGGGTGTCTGTACACTCAAGAACAATCAAGCAATATCTTTGTGAAGGGAATATAGAAATGGTTAGTCATCTATTGGGTAGAAATTACTGTATTGATGGCAATATTATTCATGGGCAGGGGATTGGGCAAAAAAAACTTGTACCTACTCTCAATTTAAAAGTTAAAAACTACCAGCTTCCCCGAGAAGGTGTTTATGCGACAAAAACATTGATTGGGGAAGAGTGGTTTGAAAGTGTGACATTTATAGGAAATCGAATGACCACGGATGGATCATTTGCTGTGGAGACTCATGTACTAGAAAAGAAACTTCCTGTGCTATCTTATGGATCGATCTTTATTTTATTCCATGCATTTATTCGTTCAAACCGAAAGTTTGATACATTGAATGCGCTTAAAATACAGATTAAAAAAGACATAATACAAACTAAAAAGATATTGGTATGA
- the tatC gene encoding twin-arginine translocase subunit TatC, producing the protein MFEELRPHLAELRKRIGLSVLSVFIAFGIAFTFHETILAWITAPLDHALAEVKQNVTKKSMTQWHIDLNASRKITSEIEEISPKDNSGVKAAQNLSKSLTQAAQATEGELKKGLENAAKSAYELAASLRASKIFNPQVTTHQVAGTFFVALKVSFFVGLLLAMPFILYQLWLFVAPGLYSHEKKMVFPFVAGGSVMFLSGVLFAYYIVTPFGFQFLITFGSFLYTPLINIEDYVGFFTKIMMGFGIAFELPVFAYFLALLGLVTDRTLKDFFKYAVVIIFVLAALLTPPDILTQLLMAAPLVILYGISILIVAVVNPDKNEDGEDGEKETEKM; encoded by the coding sequence ATGTTTGAAGAGTTACGTCCTCATCTTGCAGAGTTACGTAAACGTATAGGGCTCTCTGTGCTTTCTGTATTTATTGCATTTGGTATTGCATTTACATTCCATGAGACAATTCTTGCATGGATCACTGCACCACTTGACCATGCTCTTGCAGAAGTCAAACAAAATGTTACAAAAAAAAGTATGACCCAGTGGCATATTGATCTCAATGCGAGTCGAAAGATAACCTCAGAAATAGAGGAGATTTCCCCAAAAGATAACTCAGGTGTTAAGGCAGCACAAAATCTCTCCAAATCACTCACACAAGCAGCACAGGCCACAGAAGGTGAACTTAAAAAAGGTTTAGAAAATGCAGCAAAGTCTGCCTATGAACTGGCAGCTTCATTGCGTGCCTCTAAAATCTTTAACCCACAAGTAACTACCCATCAAGTCGCAGGAACTTTCTTTGTTGCACTAAAGGTCTCATTTTTTGTGGGGCTCCTGCTAGCAATGCCATTTATTCTCTACCAACTTTGGCTTTTTGTGGCACCAGGACTCTATAGTCATGAAAAGAAAATGGTATTCCCCTTTGTAGCAGGAGGTTCTGTTATGTTTCTTTCAGGCGTACTGTTTGCCTATTATATTGTGACACCATTTGGGTTTCAATTTCTTATTACCTTTGGATCATTTCTCTATACACCTCTTATTAATATTGAGGACTATGTGGGTTTTTTTACAAAGATTATGATGGGGTTTGGAATTGCTTTTGAGTTGCCAGTATTCGCCTACTTCCTTGCTTTGCTTGGGTTAGTGACAGATCGCACACTCAAAGACTTTTTTAAATATGCTGTAGTAATTATTTTTGTTCTTGCAGCACTGCTTACACCACCTGATATCCTTACTCAGCTTTTAATGGCAGCACCACTGGTTATCCTTTATGGTATTTCTATTCTTATTGTCGCAGTAGTTAATCCTGACAAGAATGAAGATGGAGAAGATGGAGAAAAAGAGACGGAAAAAATGTAA
- the cmoA gene encoding carboxy-S-adenosyl-L-methionine synthase CmoA: MKDKVFTKPIEKKFEFDEAVASVFDDMLSRSVPFYDEVRKLIISLILAQEKEGMKVLDLGSSTAKFLLDLHSKMKVPMKLKGLDNSQAMLDRAEQKCQAFGADIELEFADMLAYHYDNEDIIVANYTLQFIRPIQRLELVKKLYDGLSKDGIFIFSEKVVFENKVLDKQIIDIYYAYKKEQGYSEYEIARKREALENVLIPFTLKENIQMCKEAGFSKIETIFQWANFVTFVVKK, translated from the coding sequence ATGAAAGATAAAGTATTTACCAAACCTATAGAGAAAAAGTTTGAGTTTGATGAAGCCGTGGCTTCTGTGTTTGATGATATGTTATCTCGTTCTGTGCCTTTTTATGATGAGGTACGAAAACTGATTATCTCCTTAATATTGGCTCAAGAGAAAGAAGGAATGAAGGTATTAGATCTTGGTTCTTCTACTGCAAAGTTTTTGCTTGATTTGCATTCAAAAATGAAAGTACCTATGAAACTTAAAGGATTAGATAATTCTCAAGCTATGCTAGACAGAGCCGAGCAAAAATGTCAAGCTTTTGGAGCAGATATAGAGCTAGAATTTGCTGATATGTTGGCGTATCACTATGATAATGAAGATATTATAGTAGCCAACTATACTCTACAATTTATACGACCCATACAGCGTTTGGAGCTAGTCAAGAAGCTTTATGATGGATTAAGTAAGGATGGGATTTTTATTTTTTCTGAAAAAGTAGTTTTTGAAAATAAGGTATTAGATAAGCAGATAATAGATATTTATTATGCCTATAAAAAAGAGCAGGGTTATAGTGAATATGAAATAGCACGAAAAAGAGAAGCATTAGAAAATGTACTTATTCCTTTTACACTTAAAGAAAATATTCAAATGTGTAAAGAGGCTGGATTTTCTAAAATTGAAACTATTTTTCAGTGGGCAAATTTTGTAACTTTTGTTGTCAAAAAGTAG
- the queA gene encoding tRNA preQ1(34) S-adenosylmethionine ribosyltransferase-isomerase QueA — protein sequence MSTTRLTKSYDYILPKEYIATEPVYPRDHAKLLVYNRKTNEITHATFGYLLNFLPKCDIFLNDTRVIKARIFGYKSSGGKVELLLNKPLDAHHYLVMIRGKIHIGTQLFFDKGLVATVIALNKDGSRVVTFAKNNTEIYFETLVPLLDEIGHIPLPPYMQREDRKEDESDYQSLFAKNAGAVAAPTASLHFTSDLFEKLQKTYSTHTLTLHVGAGTFKPVEAENILDHPMHSEYFHIPDTSVKIIESQKPILAIGTTVTRTIEYYTRTKQKEGVCDLFLNPLNPPQRVTHLLTNFHLPKSTLIMLVSAFIGREKTLQLYQEAIEKQYRFFSYGDAMLIL from the coding sequence ATGTCTACTACGCGATTAACAAAGAGCTATGACTACATACTCCCCAAAGAGTACATTGCAACTGAACCCGTATACCCTAGAGATCATGCAAAATTACTAGTTTATAATAGAAAAACCAACGAGATAACCCATGCTACCTTCGGTTACCTGCTCAACTTTCTACCCAAATGTGATATTTTTCTTAATGATACCCGTGTTATCAAGGCACGCATCTTTGGATATAAGTCTAGTGGTGGAAAAGTAGAACTTCTTTTAAACAAACCACTTGATGCCCACCATTACCTTGTTATGATACGAGGAAAGATCCATATTGGCACACAACTTTTCTTTGACAAAGGGTTAGTTGCAACTGTCATAGCGTTAAACAAGGATGGATCAAGAGTCGTTACTTTTGCCAAAAATAATACAGAAATATATTTTGAAACATTAGTGCCATTACTTGATGAGATAGGACACATTCCCTTACCTCCTTATATGCAACGCGAAGACAGGAAAGAAGATGAGTCTGACTATCAGTCCCTCTTTGCTAAGAATGCAGGAGCAGTTGCCGCACCTACTGCTTCTTTACATTTTACGTCAGATCTTTTTGAAAAACTCCAAAAAACCTACTCTACCCATACCCTGACATTGCATGTTGGGGCAGGAACTTTTAAGCCTGTTGAGGCAGAGAATATTCTTGATCACCCTATGCACTCAGAATATTTTCATATTCCTGATACTTCAGTAAAGATAATAGAGAGCCAAAAACCCATTCTTGCCATTGGTACAACTGTCACGCGTACCATTGAATATTATACTAGAACAAAACAGAAGGAGGGAGTATGTGACCTCTTTCTTAATCCACTTAATCCTCCTCAACGTGTCACTCATCTGCTTACAAACTTTCACCTACCCAAAAGTACACTTATTATGTTGGTAAGCGCTTTTATTGGAAGAGAAAAGACGTTACAGCTATACCAAGAGGCAATCGAAAAACAGTATCGGTTCTTCTCTTATGGAGATGCTATGCTTATACTCTAA
- a CDS encoding ArsS family sensor histidine kinase — protein MFNHFSSLRNKIKVVFSVALLLLAILFIGSIKYDHAKYDELNELKERTIAHYLYNCYLYNGKIDEAYLESQNFSLFKDKAKIVQVERYFKEKGKYKKYAADNYCLQRVILINNDRFKLFLKNENKPKYPIKRIAVFIIVFLLIIMLYLWIIRSLRPITELKEKIKKFSEGDLNIRYGSDKHDEIAEVANEFDHAVTMIRELLQSRQLFLRAIMHELKTPIAKGRLISEMLPDKKSKQRLHGIFERLNLLIDEFAKIEKITSKNFDLNLKPYKMSDLVEGSIDLLMIENPERLVSIEVKKDYIVTADFELLALVLKNLLDNAIKYSTDKHAIVCIDDNHTKILNKGKQLSCPLEEYFKPFHASEGGLGLGLYIVKSILSIHQMDLSYWHEGGKNIFSIR, from the coding sequence TTGTTTAATCATTTCTCATCACTACGGAATAAAATCAAGGTAGTCTTTTCTGTAGCTCTTTTGCTTCTTGCTATTCTCTTTATTGGTTCTATCAAATACGACCATGCCAAATATGATGAACTCAATGAACTGAAGGAGCGTACAATTGCACATTATCTTTATAATTGTTATTTATACAATGGAAAGATAGATGAAGCCTATCTTGAATCACAAAACTTCTCTCTCTTTAAAGATAAGGCAAAAATAGTTCAAGTAGAACGCTATTTCAAAGAAAAAGGAAAGTACAAAAAGTATGCCGCAGACAACTACTGTCTACAGCGGGTTATCCTTATTAATAATGACCGCTTCAAACTCTTCTTGAAAAATGAGAATAAGCCCAAGTACCCCATCAAACGTATTGCAGTCTTTATTATTGTCTTTTTATTGATCATTATGCTTTATCTCTGGATCATCCGATCCTTACGCCCCATTACTGAACTCAAAGAGAAGATCAAAAAATTCTCTGAAGGTGATTTAAATATACGATACGGTAGCGATAAGCATGATGAAATTGCAGAAGTTGCTAATGAGTTTGATCATGCCGTAACCATGATACGAGAACTATTGCAGTCTCGTCAACTCTTTTTACGTGCCATTATGCATGAGCTAAAGACTCCCATTGCCAAAGGGCGCCTCATAAGTGAAATGCTACCCGATAAAAAAAGTAAACAACGTCTTCATGGTATTTTTGAACGACTCAATCTCCTCATAGATGAATTTGCCAAAATAGAGAAGATAACCTCTAAAAATTTTGATCTCAATCTTAAACCCTATAAGATGAGCGATCTTGTTGAGGGGAGCATTGATTTATTAATGATTGAGAATCCTGAACGATTGGTAAGTATTGAAGTTAAAAAAGATTATATTGTTACAGCTGATTTTGAACTCCTTGCACTCGTACTCAAAAATTTACTAGACAATGCCATCAAGTACTCAACTGATAAACATGCTATTGTCTGCATTGATGATAATCATACAAAGATCCTCAACAAAGGCAAACAACTCTCCTGCCCACTGGAAGAGTATTTTAAGCCATTCCATGCTTCTGAAGGTGGGTTAGGACTTGGTCTTTATATTGTCAAAAGCATTCTTAGTATCCATCAAATGGATCTATCCTATTGGCACGAAGGGGGGAAAAATATCTTTTCTATTAGATAG
- a CDS encoding TlyA family RNA methyltransferase, which yields MRLDRYLVDEGYYESRNRANDAIKAGLVLVDGKRGKPSTKIDNNILVEVEDSKFYVSRAARKLEDFLENYPMNFKGKSALDIGSSTGGFAQIVLENGIERLSCVDVGSDQLHISLRKNKKVTLHEETDIREYEDELRYDLITCDVSFISIRKIMDDIDRLSINGTDIIILYKPQFEVGKDVKRDSKGVVKDLDAIARRKEEFEAEAKKLGWDKKYQAESKVQGKEGSQEYFYHFVKLKTRNKN from the coding sequence ATGAGATTAGACAGATACCTAGTAGATGAGGGTTATTACGAGAGTCGTAACCGTGCGAATGATGCCATAAAAGCAGGATTAGTACTAGTAGATGGAAAGAGAGGGAAGCCTTCAACAAAGATAGATAACAATATACTCGTAGAGGTAGAGGATTCTAAATTTTATGTGAGTCGTGCAGCTCGTAAGCTAGAGGATTTTCTAGAAAATTATCCTATGAATTTTAAAGGTAAATCAGCCTTAGATATAGGCTCTTCTACAGGAGGTTTTGCTCAGATAGTGCTGGAAAATGGGATAGAGCGTTTGAGCTGTGTTGATGTAGGTTCTGACCAACTGCATATATCATTACGTAAGAATAAAAAAGTGACGCTTCATGAAGAAACTGATATTAGAGAATATGAAGATGAACTGAGATATGATTTAATCACTTGTGATGTATCGTTTATCTCTATTCGAAAAATTATGGATGATATAGACAGACTATCAATAAATGGTACAGACATCATCATACTTTATAAACCACAATTTGAAGTGGGTAAAGATGTAAAGCGTGACTCTAAGGGTGTAGTGAAAGACCTTGATGCTATTGCTAGACGTAAAGAAGAGTTTGAGGCTGAGGCGAAGAAACTTGGCTGGGATAAAAAGTATCAAGCAGAGTCAAAAGTACAAGGAAAAGAGGGTAGTCAGGAGTATTTTTATCACTTTGTAAAATTGAAAACAAGAAATAAAAATTGA
- a CDS encoding response regulator transcription factor produces the protein MINVLMIEDDPEFAELLSEYLAQFDIKVINYEDPFLGLSAGVKKFDMVILDLTLPGMDGLEVCEELVRKYNIPVIISSARNDINDKVQSFELGAYDYLPKPYDPKEMYARIMSILNRVSKGERETSASVSKSDFEIKGDTIYYKGKALHLTPAEFEVLSLLTKNQGMTQSREQIINSSATMSIDSQGKSLDVIISKIRSKLGENKCIQAVRGVGYKLV, from the coding sequence ATGATTAATGTTTTAATGATAGAAGATGATCCAGAGTTTGCAGAGCTTCTTAGTGAGTATCTTGCACAGTTTGATATCAAGGTAATCAATTACGAAGATCCATTTCTTGGGCTCAGTGCGGGGGTAAAAAAGTTCGATATGGTCATTCTCGATCTAACACTTCCAGGAATGGATGGATTAGAAGTGTGTGAAGAGTTAGTACGTAAATATAATATCCCTGTCATCATCTCCTCTGCACGCAATGATATTAACGATAAGGTTCAAAGCTTTGAACTAGGGGCATATGACTATTTGCCAAAACCTTATGATCCCAAAGAGATGTATGCACGCATCATGTCAATTTTAAATCGTGTCAGCAAGGGGGAGAGAGAAACCTCTGCCAGTGTATCCAAAAGTGACTTTGAAATTAAGGGTGACACCATCTACTATAAAGGCAAAGCACTTCACCTTACCCCTGCTGAATTCGAAGTACTTTCTCTATTGACCAAAAACCAAGGTATGACTCAGTCACGTGAGCAAATTATCAACTCTTCTGCCACAATGAGTATTGACTCACAAGGGAAAAGCCTCGATGTTATTATCTCCAAAATTCGCTCCAAACTTGGTGAGAACAAGTGTATTCAGGCTGTTAGAGGCGTAGGTTACAAACTTGTTTAA